In a genomic window of Alteromonas gilva:
- the rne gene encoding ribonuclease E codes for MKRMLINATQQEELRVALVDGQRLYDLDIESPGHEQKKANIYKGKITRVEPSLEAAFVDYGADRHGFLPLKEIARTYFPKNYKLEGRPNIKDVIKEGQEVIIQIDKEERGQKGAALTTFLSLAGSYLVLMPNNPRAGGISRRIEGDERTDLKAALSKLELPDGMGLIVRTAGVGKSYEELDWDLRVLLTHWEAISKVAEERSAPFLIHQESNVIVRAIRDYLRRDVGEILIDNEKIFEQALQHIELVRPDFASRVKQYKGDVPLFSHYQIESQIESAFEREVRLPSGGSIVIDPTEALTSIDINSSRATKGGDIEETALNTNLEAADEIARQLRLRDLGGLVVIDFIDMTPVRHQREVENRMKDAVRPDRARVQLGRISRFGLLEMSRQRLRPSLGESAHNVCPRCSGHGTVRGTESLALSILRILEEEGIKDNTGQIEAQLPVPVATYLLNEKRKSVQKIEQRHNVDLLIIPNPNLDTPHYQITRHRTDDMVADASYKIALTDVETVEKTPGVPTPVKREEPALQGLIAPTQAPVAPPKAPEKVAEKKSPTLFTALGRWISKILGGDEEETEVKPKPKPRANNGQNNRRRNARSNDKRRNPRANNKRRNENDDKTTEQDDNKATDGNTSNNRRQERPKQSRGRNRSRNKPQTDKAEKQNDEAATTDTTQPSTQSAEAPVAKKKPVRERRQRRNLTTSVRAEGGTDKHPVQTEAIKEKAAKDKAAATSAAPAQPQEAAAEPVANTETQPTTQKFADKPKRYITEETSQEGATQGAAQSAEASDSKTEHAETQSDNDDNKSQDDKGSRGRSRRSPRHARAAGQRRKKEKSDGETTNEQPAQQDELQFDTPDNAAPAGNDTDAAQKVTEAQTEQSADATSAEPKQVEINLEADAQPSEAVEAQQMPSDKQEEQPVVAKTEQPDSDNVAAEEPVAEATEVTDAEPVEQNKPVAQSKEAEAENVVTANATSVATAPVAKPAPVAVQPELQIASSQGKFSVSHPMTNPQTVEASTIEVALVSRADELRPALLASGRMATMKNATASASSPTTRPESV; via the coding sequence ATGAAAAGAATGCTAATCAATGCGACTCAACAAGAAGAGTTGCGTGTTGCCCTGGTAGATGGGCAACGTTTGTATGATTTAGATATTGAGAGTCCTGGACACGAACAAAAAAAGGCCAATATCTATAAAGGAAAAATCACCCGCGTAGAACCAAGCTTAGAAGCAGCTTTCGTAGACTACGGTGCTGACCGACACGGCTTCCTTCCCTTAAAAGAAATAGCCCGCACTTACTTCCCCAAGAATTACAAACTTGAAGGTCGTCCAAACATTAAGGACGTCATTAAGGAAGGACAGGAAGTTATTATCCAGATCGATAAAGAAGAACGCGGCCAGAAAGGCGCAGCGTTAACAACCTTCTTATCACTGGCCGGTAGCTATCTGGTATTGATGCCAAACAACCCTCGTGCTGGCGGTATTTCCCGTCGTATCGAAGGCGATGAGCGTACCGACTTAAAAGCTGCGTTATCAAAACTTGAATTACCTGATGGTATGGGTTTGATTGTCCGTACTGCCGGTGTAGGTAAGTCCTATGAAGAGCTTGACTGGGATTTGCGTGTTCTGCTGACCCATTGGGAAGCGATTTCAAAAGTGGCTGAAGAGCGTTCAGCGCCCTTCCTGATCCACCAGGAAAGCAACGTCATCGTTCGTGCCATTCGCGATTATTTACGTCGCGATGTAGGTGAAATCCTGATCGATAATGAAAAGATTTTTGAGCAGGCACTGCAACATATTGAGTTAGTGCGTCCTGATTTCGCCAGCCGCGTAAAACAATACAAAGGTGATGTACCTTTGTTTAGTCATTACCAGATTGAAAGCCAGATTGAATCGGCATTTGAGCGCGAAGTGCGTTTACCGTCCGGTGGCTCCATTGTTATTGATCCCACTGAAGCATTAACGTCAATTGATATTAACTCTTCGCGCGCCACCAAAGGCGGTGATATCGAAGAAACCGCCCTCAATACTAACCTCGAAGCGGCCGACGAAATAGCCCGCCAGTTACGCTTACGGGATTTGGGCGGACTGGTGGTTATCGACTTTATTGATATGACCCCGGTGCGTCACCAGCGCGAAGTTGAAAACCGCATGAAAGATGCCGTGCGTCCGGATCGTGCCCGCGTTCAGTTAGGGCGTATTTCACGCTTTGGCCTGCTCGAAATGTCACGCCAGCGTTTGCGCCCGTCATTGGGTGAGTCTGCCCATAACGTATGCCCTCGCTGCTCAGGTCATGGTACAGTGCGCGGCACCGAATCGCTGGCCTTGTCAATTCTGCGTATTCTTGAAGAAGAAGGTATTAAGGACAACACCGGGCAAATCGAAGCGCAGTTACCGGTACCTGTCGCCACATATTTGTTAAATGAGAAACGCAAGTCAGTACAAAAAATAGAACAACGCCACAATGTTGACTTACTGATTATTCCCAACCCGAATCTGGATACGCCGCATTATCAAATCACGCGTCACCGTACCGACGATATGGTTGCCGACGCCAGTTATAAAATAGCCCTGACCGATGTTGAGACAGTGGAAAAGACGCCAGGTGTACCCACTCCGGTAAAACGTGAAGAGCCAGCTTTGCAAGGGCTGATTGCTCCCACTCAGGCGCCTGTAGCGCCACCGAAAGCACCAGAAAAAGTCGCTGAGAAAAAATCACCGACGCTGTTTACTGCCTTAGGCCGGTGGATTTCAAAAATTCTTGGTGGCGATGAGGAAGAAACTGAGGTTAAGCCTAAGCCGAAACCACGGGCTAACAACGGCCAGAATAATCGCCGTCGTAATGCGCGCAGTAACGATAAGCGTCGTAACCCTCGCGCCAATAACAAGCGTCGCAATGAAAACGACGATAAAACGACCGAACAGGATGACAACAAAGCCACTGACGGTAACACCAGCAACAATCGCCGTCAGGAACGACCTAAACAGAGTCGTGGTCGCAACCGTTCACGTAATAAACCGCAAACGGATAAAGCTGAAAAGCAAAATGACGAGGCCGCTACTACCGACACTACGCAGCCGTCAACTCAGAGTGCAGAAGCGCCCGTTGCGAAGAAAAAACCGGTTAGAGAGCGTCGCCAACGCCGTAATTTAACGACCAGCGTGCGCGCTGAAGGTGGTACGGACAAACACCCGGTACAAACGGAAGCGATTAAAGAAAAAGCAGCGAAAGACAAAGCCGCAGCGACTTCAGCCGCGCCAGCGCAGCCACAGGAAGCAGCCGCCGAGCCAGTTGCAAACACTGAAACTCAGCCAACGACGCAAAAGTTTGCTGATAAGCCAAAGCGGTATATTACCGAAGAAACGTCTCAGGAAGGTGCAACGCAAGGCGCTGCTCAGTCTGCAGAAGCCAGTGATAGCAAGACCGAACATGCGGAAACCCAATCTGATAATGACGATAATAAGTCACAGGACGATAAAGGCTCTCGCGGTCGCAGTCGCCGTTCACCACGGCATGCCCGCGCGGCAGGCCAGCGTCGTAAAAAAGAAAAAAGCGACGGTGAGACGACAAACGAGCAGCCGGCACAACAGGATGAACTGCAGTTTGATACGCCTGACAATGCAGCGCCGGCCGGGAACGATACCGACGCAGCACAAAAGGTAACGGAAGCGCAAACTGAACAGTCGGCTGACGCCACAAGTGCGGAACCCAAACAGGTTGAAATTAACCTTGAGGCAGACGCGCAGCCAAGCGAAGCCGTTGAAGCTCAACAAATGCCATCAGACAAGCAGGAAGAACAGCCTGTTGTGGCAAAAACCGAGCAACCCGACAGCGACAATGTAGCCGCTGAGGAGCCTGTTGCAGAGGCCACTGAGGTAACTGACGCCGAGCCTGTTGAGCAAAACAAACCCGTTGCGCAAAGCAAAGAAGCAGAAGCAGAAAACGTGGTAACCGCCAACGCAACCTCTGTTGCAACCGCACCGGTGGCTAAACCCGCGCCTGTGGCTGTGCAACCAGAGCTGCAAATTGCCAGTAGTCAGGGTAAATTCAGCGTATCGCACCCGATGACCAACCCACAGACTGTTGAAGCCTCAACCATCGAAGTGGCGCTGGTTTCCCGCGCCGATGAGTTGCGACCGGCACTGCTTGCCTCGGGTCGAATGGCAACCATGAAAAATGCCACTGCGAGTGCATCTTCACCGACCACTCGCCCAGAGTCGGTATAG
- a CDS encoding phosphotransferase, with the protein MNTPAPHSPPHLAPPVIKWLSSLLDDKHLCQFELVQPLWSDFGQLLRCYSPARQSTLIIKLISVPKTFNHPHGFSTSTSQQRKLRSYRIEQHFYLEYGALCETATIADLVIADQRDGVQVLVLGDLNALGYTARHTSLSVSQCRVVLAWLAAFHAKFMNIAPNGLWPQGSYWHLATRQDEWHNMPDGELKQQAAQLDELLQRCPWRTLIHGDAKVANFCFSQSGDAVAAVDFQYVGGGIGVQDVCYFLGSALSERQQARSTEACLDYYFSHLKTHLAARFKPPQINQICAQWRALYCVASADFHRFLMGWNPAHFKINTVLAAQTKEALMHLQQRYQ; encoded by the coding sequence GTGAACACACCTGCACCACACTCCCCACCGCATCTGGCACCACCTGTAATTAAGTGGTTATCATCTCTTCTTGACGACAAGCATTTATGCCAGTTTGAGCTGGTTCAGCCGTTGTGGAGCGATTTTGGTCAGTTGTTACGCTGTTATTCCCCAGCCCGACAATCCACACTCATTATTAAGCTTATCAGTGTGCCCAAAACCTTTAATCACCCTCACGGCTTTAGCACATCCACAAGCCAGCAGAGAAAATTGCGGTCTTACCGTATAGAACAACATTTTTATCTTGAATACGGCGCTCTATGCGAGACAGCTACGATTGCTGACCTGGTCATAGCAGACCAGCGCGACGGTGTTCAGGTGCTGGTGCTGGGTGATTTAAATGCCCTGGGGTATACCGCGCGGCACACTTCGTTATCGGTAAGTCAGTGCCGGGTGGTACTTGCCTGGTTAGCCGCTTTCCATGCGAAATTTATGAATATTGCGCCTAATGGTCTGTGGCCTCAGGGTAGCTATTGGCATCTGGCCACACGTCAGGATGAATGGCACAACATGCCTGACGGTGAGCTTAAACAACAGGCGGCGCAGCTTGATGAACTGTTACAGCGGTGTCCCTGGCGAACCCTTATTCATGGTGATGCAAAAGTCGCTAATTTTTGCTTTAGTCAAAGCGGTGATGCAGTCGCCGCCGTCGACTTTCAGTATGTAGGTGGTGGGATCGGTGTTCAGGATGTCTGTTATTTTTTGGGCAGTGCGTTGTCAGAACGCCAGCAAGCACGCAGCACTGAGGCGTGTCTGGACTACTACTTTAGCCACCTTAAAACCCATTTGGCAGCGCGATTTAAACCGCCTCAAATTAACCAGATCTGCGCACAATGGCGCGCCTTATATTGTGTTGCCAGCGCCGACTTCCACCGTTTTTTGATGGGCTGGAACCCGGCTCACTTTAAAATCAATACCGTGCTGGCGGCGCAAACGAAAGAAGCGCTGATGCACCTGCAACAGCGTTACCAATAG
- a CDS encoding sulfotransferase-like domain-containing protein — MHIAMWSGPRNLSTAMMYSFAARADCAVWDEPFYAPYLKYSGQQHPMQEAIFAKEETDPAKVAQRCIGPIPDNKTLFYQKHMPHHMLNSFPMEWVSKLCNVFLIRHPARVIASYARKNGEPSLTDIGLPQQAELFQRIVTDTHRVPIVVDSSDIRQDPAAMLAKLCHAIGIAWTPDMLRWQPGGHRSDGAWAPHWYPEVWKSDGFADAEPPIPDIPAHLQPLLDEAMSYYTQLSAFKIAPQAT, encoded by the coding sequence ATGCATATTGCCATGTGGTCCGGCCCGCGTAATTTGTCTACCGCTATGATGTACTCTTTTGCTGCCCGGGCCGATTGCGCAGTGTGGGACGAACCCTTTTATGCCCCCTATCTCAAATACAGCGGCCAACAGCATCCCATGCAAGAGGCGATCTTTGCTAAAGAGGAAACGGATCCAGCGAAGGTTGCACAGCGCTGCATTGGCCCTATCCCCGATAACAAAACGCTTTTTTATCAAAAGCATATGCCCCACCACATGCTCAATAGTTTTCCTATGGAATGGGTCAGTAAGTTGTGCAATGTGTTTTTGATCCGCCACCCCGCCCGGGTCATTGCCAGCTACGCCAGAAAAAATGGCGAGCCCAGCCTGACGGATATTGGGCTGCCCCAGCAGGCAGAATTGTTTCAACGGATTGTGACCGACACCCACCGCGTGCCAATTGTGGTCGACTCCTCCGATATTCGACAGGATCCGGCGGCTATGCTGGCTAAATTATGTCACGCGATTGGCATTGCCTGGACCCCCGACATGCTGCGCTGGCAACCAGGCGGGCATCGCAGTGACGGTGCGTGGGCTCCTCACTGGTACCCCGAAGTCTGGAAGTCAGACGGCTTTGCCGATGCAGAGCCGCCCATACCGGATATCCCGGCACATTTACAACCTTTACTGGACGAGGCCATGAGCTACTATACGCAGCTCAGTGCCTTCAAAATTGCGCCTCAGGCAACCTAA
- the rluC gene encoding 23S rRNA pseudouridine(955/2504/2580) synthase RluC encodes MKPSNASDVSNNQSSSNPAPLTVQFVEADPDQAGQRIDNFLRTFLKGVPKSMIYRILRKGEVRVNKKRVKPEYKLAGGDVIRIPPVRVSDAAETPSPKLAKIASLEQHILFEDSHLIVFNKPSGIAVHGGSGLSFGLIEGLRALRPDAKFMELVHRLDRDTSGCILIAKKRSALRHMHEQLRNGQMDKRYQALVAGQWPANRFKVKAPLLKNILQSGERLVSVNEQGKPSETRYRILQQFDDATLVEASPITGRTHQIRVHCLHAGHPIACDDKYGDSEFDKTMKSRGLNRLFLHAASLRLMHPKTEEQVTFTAPLDEQLTQTLASLAQ; translated from the coding sequence ATGAAACCATCGAATGCTTCTGACGTGTCCAATAATCAATCATCATCAAACCCAGCGCCATTAACCGTGCAATTTGTTGAAGCCGACCCGGATCAAGCCGGACAGCGCATTGACAATTTTTTACGAACGTTTTTAAAAGGCGTACCTAAAAGCATGATTTACCGCATTTTGCGCAAGGGTGAAGTGCGGGTAAATAAAAAGCGGGTTAAACCTGAATATAAACTCGCCGGCGGTGATGTCATTCGTATTCCGCCGGTAAGAGTGAGTGATGCCGCCGAAACGCCGTCGCCTAAACTTGCAAAAATTGCCAGTTTGGAGCAGCATATACTGTTTGAAGACAGCCACCTTATTGTATTCAATAAGCCATCGGGCATAGCCGTGCACGGTGGTAGCGGGTTAAGTTTCGGCCTTATAGAGGGGCTACGCGCGCTCAGGCCGGATGCCAAATTTATGGAACTTGTGCATCGACTCGACCGTGATACCTCCGGTTGCATCCTGATTGCCAAGAAACGCTCGGCACTGCGCCATATGCATGAGCAATTACGTAACGGTCAAATGGATAAACGCTATCAGGCACTCGTGGCCGGGCAGTGGCCGGCTAACCGGTTTAAAGTTAAAGCGCCGCTGCTGAAAAATATTCTGCAATCCGGCGAGCGATTGGTCAGTGTCAATGAGCAGGGTAAGCCGTCTGAAACCCGCTACCGCATTTTACAGCAGTTTGATGATGCCACCTTAGTCGAAGCATCACCCATTACCGGTCGTACCCATCAGATAAGAGTGCACTGTTTGCATGCCGGTCATCCCATTGCCTGTGATGATAAGTACGGTGATAGTGAGTTTGATAAAACAATGAAAAGTCGTGGTCTTAACCGGTTGTTTTTGCATGCGGCCAGTTTACGCTTAATGCACCCTAAAACCGAAGAGCAGGTAACTTTTACTGCGCCTTTAGATGAGCAACTCACCCAAACGCTGGCCTCACTGGCTCAATAA
- a CDS encoding D-amino acid aminotransferase gives MMQEHKAGGAHASVDDERNQSIKIYVNGDLVPRAEAKVSVYDSGFMLGDGVWEGIRYHKGRFAFVDDHLDRLFAGAKALDMDIGKTRDELKQALQDTVDANGMTDGVHARLMVTRGPKKTPYQDPRLSLWGPTIVIIAEYKTQDLGPVERGIRLFTVHVRRGYPDVQDPRLNSHSKINCITAMIQSYKAGADEALMLDPQGFVSTCNSTNFFIIRNGEVWTSTGDYVMKGITRQKTIDVCKANGIPVFEKNFSLVDVYSADEAFVTGTFGAQTPVIDVDGRTIGEGKPGPMVRRLRQLYHELAEQH, from the coding sequence ATGATGCAGGAACATAAAGCCGGGGGCGCTCACGCGTCGGTGGATGACGAGCGAAACCAGAGTATTAAAATTTACGTGAATGGCGATCTGGTACCACGGGCCGAGGCAAAGGTGTCGGTTTATGATAGTGGTTTTATGCTGGGTGACGGCGTGTGGGAAGGCATCAGGTACCACAAAGGCAGGTTTGCGTTCGTTGACGACCATCTGGATCGCTTGTTTGCCGGTGCAAAAGCGCTTGATATGGATATTGGTAAAACCCGGGACGAGCTCAAACAGGCTCTGCAAGATACCGTTGATGCCAATGGTATGACCGATGGCGTGCATGCCCGACTGATGGTCACACGAGGCCCTAAAAAAACGCCTTATCAGGATCCCCGGTTAAGCTTGTGGGGGCCGACCATTGTTATCATTGCTGAGTATAAAACCCAGGACTTAGGCCCGGTAGAGCGGGGGATTCGTTTATTTACCGTACATGTGCGGCGCGGTTACCCGGATGTTCAGGATCCACGCCTTAATTCACACAGTAAAATTAACTGTATTACCGCGATGATACAGTCGTACAAAGCGGGCGCCGATGAAGCCCTGATGCTGGATCCCCAGGGCTTCGTGAGCACCTGTAACTCAACTAACTTTTTTATTATCAGAAACGGTGAAGTGTGGACCTCCACCGGTGACTACGTCATGAAGGGGATCACCCGGCAAAAAACCATTGATGTGTGCAAGGCCAACGGTATTCCTGTATTCGAAAAAAACTTTTCTCTGGTGGATGTATACAGTGCTGACGAAGCCTTTGTTACCGGCACTTTCGGCGCACAAACGCCAGTGATTGATGTTGATGGCAGAACCATCGGCGAAGGTAAGCCCGGGCCAATGGTACGCCGGTTACGCCAGCTTTATCATGAGTTGGCTGAACAACATTAG
- a CDS encoding Maf family protein — MSVPRIILASSSAYRRAQLNNIGFDVPGISPDIDETPGEGELPRPLACRLSLQKAQAVARDYPDSIVIGSDQVATVTDPAGTQHILGKPGTLAKAIEQLRLCSGNSVRFITALSLVHLAEGQQQTAAEEVVVTFSSLSDAMIERYLLKEQPYDCAGSFKAEGAGVLLFERIESRDPNTLIGMPVMLLRDMLANWQLNLLDIILRH, encoded by the coding sequence ATGTCAGTACCCAGAATTATATTAGCCTCTTCATCTGCCTATCGCAGGGCGCAACTCAACAACATTGGTTTTGATGTACCAGGCATTAGCCCGGATATCGACGAAACACCCGGTGAGGGTGAATTACCCCGGCCCCTGGCGTGCCGCTTATCGTTGCAAAAAGCGCAGGCTGTCGCCAGAGACTATCCCGACAGCATTGTGATTGGCAGTGATCAGGTGGCAACGGTAACTGACCCGGCCGGAACGCAGCATATATTAGGTAAACCGGGCACGCTCGCCAAAGCGATTGAACAGCTCAGGCTGTGTTCAGGCAACTCGGTGCGCTTTATTACAGCGCTGAGTTTAGTGCACCTTGCCGAGGGTCAACAGCAAACGGCTGCCGAGGAGGTCGTGGTGACTTTTAGTTCGCTGTCAGATGCAATGATTGAACGCTATTTACTTAAAGAGCAACCTTATGACTGCGCTGGCAGTTTTAAAGCAGAGGGCGCCGGAGTACTGCTGTTCGAACGTATCGAATCACGGGATCCGAACACGCTTATCGGCATGCCTGTCATGTTGCTACGCGATATGCTGGCAAATTGGCAGCTTAATTTACTCGATATTATCCTGCGTCATTAA
- a CDS encoding HAD family hydrolase — protein MKKPYELLIFDWDGTVMDSAAKIISCMQQAARQCDVSVPGPEAVSHIIGISLKPAIMQLFQTEDEQLADRLVLAYKEVYLGADTTPCPLFEGAEAMLSDLVEAGHVLAVATGKARRGLNRAWQQTGTGHYFTTSRCADEAESKPSPDMLLQLLEERNLTPAQALMIGDTTYDMQMAQAIGMDRVGVSYGVHAPVNLARHNPRAIVHSIGELHELLMTQDNIE, from the coding sequence ATGAAAAAACCTTACGAATTGCTCATTTTTGACTGGGACGGCACCGTAATGGACTCTGCCGCTAAAATCATTAGTTGTATGCAACAAGCTGCAAGACAATGTGATGTAAGCGTCCCCGGCCCGGAGGCGGTAAGCCACATTATCGGCATTAGTCTTAAACCAGCGATTATGCAATTGTTTCAGACGGAGGATGAGCAGTTAGCTGATCGTCTGGTGCTGGCCTACAAAGAAGTTTACCTTGGCGCTGATACTACACCCTGCCCCTTATTTGAGGGGGCTGAAGCTATGCTTAGTGACCTGGTGGAGGCCGGTCATGTGTTAGCTGTTGCCACCGGAAAAGCGCGCCGGGGACTTAACCGGGCGTGGCAGCAAACCGGTACCGGGCACTACTTTACTACCTCAAGGTGCGCAGATGAAGCCGAATCAAAACCATCACCTGATATGTTATTGCAGTTGCTGGAGGAACGAAACCTCACTCCCGCTCAGGCATTAATGATTGGTGATACCACCTACGATATGCAAATGGCTCAGGCCATTGGCATGGATAGAGTAGGGGTAAGTTATGGTGTTCATGCGCCGGTTAATCTGGCCAGGCATAACCCCAGGGCGATTGTCCATTCCATTGGCGAACTCCATGAGCTGTTAATGACGCAGGATAATATCGAGTAA
- a CDS encoding DUF2058 domain-containing protein, protein MASLQEQLLKAGLADKSKAKQARTDKRKKQKLKNKGAAVSEDESKLAAQQVAEAKKQRDRELNQQRQAELEKKAVAAQIKQLITVNAQAKGKGDTVLNFTDQNVVKRMYVSDAVHKLVVDARLAVVKLDDDYALVPTPVADKIAERDESLVIYRADLREENKEKSAEDDWYADYEIPDDLTW, encoded by the coding sequence ATGGCATCGTTACAAGAACAATTGCTCAAAGCGGGCTTAGCCGATAAAAGTAAGGCTAAGCAAGCGCGTACGGATAAGCGCAAAAAGCAAAAGCTGAAAAACAAGGGCGCAGCAGTGTCCGAGGATGAAAGTAAACTGGCTGCCCAGCAAGTCGCCGAAGCGAAAAAACAACGCGACCGCGAGTTAAACCAGCAGCGCCAGGCAGAGCTAGAAAAGAAAGCCGTAGCCGCGCAAATAAAGCAGTTAATCACTGTAAATGCGCAGGCCAAAGGTAAAGGTGACACAGTACTTAATTTCACCGACCAAAACGTGGTTAAACGCATGTACGTCAGTGATGCGGTGCATAAGCTGGTGGTGGATGCCCGCTTAGCCGTGGTGAAGCTGGACGATGACTATGCACTTGTGCCAACCCCGGTTGCGGATAAGATCGCTGAACGTGACGAAAGTCTGGTGATATATCGTGCCGATCTTCGCGAAGAGAACAAGGAAAAGTCTGCCGAGGACGACTGGTACGCTGATTACGAAATTCCGGATGATCTCACCTGGTGA
- a CDS encoding L-rhamnose/proton symporter RhaT, protein MQNPLLGVFFHWLGGVFSASFYTPYKRIQHWSWEIFWLTGGIFSWLICPWFFAWLQTYDLAGVLSDAPVGVLQECFLWGLGWGFGGLTFGLAVRYMGISSGMAIVLGLTTVLGTLGPPVLAGTIAQIVATTSGQFAIAGTFMTLLGVVLVAYATAEKNRSVGEHAANQTIDMKKGLLIALFSGVMSACFAFGIAAGKPIRELTLAAGTESLWQGLPVLCVVLAGGLTTNLIWCIWLIRSNKSGREFFGHVGHSVKRLAANTMVKNYLLAALGGACWYFQFFFYTMGESHMGKYEFSSWTIHMASIIIFSTLWGLALLEWKGSSTRSRMLLLAGISLLVLSTILIGVGNSYQ, encoded by the coding sequence ATGCAAAACCCGTTATTAGGTGTGTTCTTTCACTGGTTAGGAGGCGTTTTTTCTGCCAGTTTCTACACGCCTTACAAACGTATACAACACTGGTCATGGGAGATATTCTGGTTAACCGGCGGTATTTTTAGCTGGCTCATATGCCCCTGGTTCTTTGCCTGGTTACAAACCTATGATTTAGCCGGTGTTCTCAGTGACGCGCCGGTAGGCGTGTTGCAAGAATGTTTTTTATGGGGCCTGGGCTGGGGGTTTGGCGGACTCACTTTTGGCCTTGCGGTTCGCTATATGGGGATTTCCTCAGGCATGGCCATTGTACTGGGCTTAACCACTGTACTGGGCACGCTGGGACCGCCTGTTCTAGCTGGCACTATTGCGCAAATCGTCGCAACAACCAGTGGTCAGTTTGCCATTGCAGGAACCTTCATGACGCTACTCGGGGTAGTCTTAGTCGCGTACGCCACTGCAGAAAAAAATCGCAGCGTCGGCGAGCATGCCGCGAACCAAACCATCGACATGAAAAAAGGACTGCTGATAGCCCTCTTCTCCGGCGTCATGTCAGCCTGTTTTGCCTTTGGTATCGCCGCCGGGAAACCGATTAGAGAGCTGACCCTGGCAGCTGGCACTGAAAGCTTGTGGCAAGGCCTGCCGGTACTTTGTGTGGTCCTGGCCGGCGGATTAACCACCAATCTTATCTGGTGTATCTGGTTGATCCGCAGTAATAAAAGCGGCCGCGAATTTTTTGGTCATGTGGGCCACTCCGTTAAGCGTTTAGCGGCTAACACCATGGTTAAAAATTACCTGTTAGCGGCCCTGGGGGGTGCATGCTGGTACTTTCAGTTTTTCTTTTACACCATGGGCGAAAGCCACATGGGTAAATATGAATTTTCCAGCTGGACCATCCATATGGCCAGTATCATTATATTTTCGACCTTGTGGGGGCTTGCGCTGCTGGAATGGAAAGGCAGCAGTACGCGCAGCCGAATGCTGTTACTGGCGGGCATTTCGTTGCTGGTACTGTCAACGATTTTGATTGGCGTTGGCAATTCGTATCAGTAA